The Dioscorea cayenensis subsp. rotundata cultivar TDr96_F1 chromosome 19, TDr96_F1_v2_PseudoChromosome.rev07_lg8_w22 25.fasta, whole genome shotgun sequence genome includes a window with the following:
- the LOC120283708 gene encoding putative pentatricopeptide repeat-containing protein At1g31840 produces MRAAMAAVLLRARARSRALSSSSMAPPLKPSEALTKEEISQIHALVPRLIDSGHLDDAVRLIDAALLADPSSQSSLPLPLIADRLSDHSDLTPTMSLLTALRHNLSHPSPLTLISLLISSFLRRRRLKEAVKVFFWLCRPDSPCRPDRDVYAIAIGGFCRHGKTLEGLRAMREMVRDGVVPGREMKEAVWRGLLQEARVDEAQELNAVLANVREEGDVLDAVALVLDRIIKDWQE; encoded by the coding sequence ATGAGAGCAGCAATGGCGGCAGTGCTCCTCCGAGCGCGAGCACGATCTCGCGCTCTCTCATCGTCATCGATGGCTCCTCCTCTCAAACCCTCGGAAGCCCTAACCAAGGAAGAGATCTCCCAGATCCACGCCCTCGTCCCCCGTCTCATCGACTCCGGCCACCTCGACGACGCCGTCCGCCTCATCGACGCCGCTCTCCTCGCTGACCCCTCATCTCAATCGTCTCTCCCTCTCCCCCTCATCGCAGACCGCCTCTCCGATCACTCCGACCTCACCCCCACAATGTCCCTCCTCACCGCGCTCCGCCATAACCTAAGCCACCCTTCTCCACTCACCCTCATCTCGCTTCTCATCTCCTCCTTCCTCCGCCGCCGACGCCTCAAGGAAGCAGTCAAGGTCTTCTTCTGGCTCTGCCGGCCCGATTCCCCATGCCGCCCAGATCGAGACGTCTACGCGATCGCAATCGGAGGGTTTTGTCGGCACGGGAAGACGCTAGAGGGGCTGAGGGCGATGAGGGAGATGGTGAGAGATGGGGTGGTGCCCGGGAGAGAGATGAAGGAGGCTGTGTGGAGAGGGTTGTTACAGGAGGCAAGGGTCGACGAGGCGCAGGAACTGAATGCGGTGTTGGCCAATGTCAGAGAGGAAGGAGACGTGCTTGATGCCGTTGCACTAGTTCTTGATCGCATAATTAAGGACTGGCAAGAGTGA
- the LOC120283706 gene encoding protein PLASTID TRANSCRIPTIONALLY ACTIVE 14 isoform X1, with protein sequence MVSSLALPFSPKPRENALLLQPCKAPPLPCSKRRLSLPVRASTSTPPFRIFEPLQAEESSLPSDTVLADPDFYRIGYARSMRVYGVEFREGPDGFGVYASRDVEPRRRARMIMEIPLEMMLTISQKLPWMFFPDIIPIGHPIFDIISSTNPETDWDLRLACLLLYAFDVEGNFWQLYGDFLPGADECTSLLLAQKEDLLELQDSELASKIDEQHCRGLEFWEKNWHSAAPLKIKRLAHDPERFIWALSMAQSRSIQMKIRVGALVQDAHMLVPYADMLNHSFQPNCFLHWRFKDRMLEVMINAGQRISKGDEMTINYMSGKKNNMFMERYGFSSPTNPWDVINFSGNSKIHLDSFLSVFNISGLPEEFYHNCHLTNEQDASFVDGAVIAAARTLPIWTDVDMPMVPSIERKAARELQEECYQMLSEFQTTSDQDLQLLESDPEESRTREAAIKYRLHRKLFLGKVIQALEIYQDRILF encoded by the exons ATGGTGTCGTCTCTCGCGCTTCCGTTCTCTCCTAAGCCTCGAGAGAATGCTCTCCTTCTACAGCCTTGCAAAGCTCCACCGCTTCCTTGCAGCAAAAGGAGGCTGTCTCTTCCCGTCAGAGCTTCTACTTCTACGCCGCCATTCAGGATCTTTGAGCCGTTGCAAGCTGAAGAATCGTCCCTGCCGTCCGAC ACGGTGCTAGCGGATCCTGATTTTTACAGAATAGGGTATGCTCGGAGCATGCGGGTGTATGGGGTCGAGTTCAGGGAAGGACCTGATGGCTTCGGAGTCTATGCGTCTCGAGATGTAGAGCCTCGTCGCAGAGCTAGG ATGATTATGGAAATCCCATTGGAGATGATGCTAACTATTAGTCAGAAGCTTCCTTGGATGTTTTTTCCAGATATTATACCAATAGGCCATCCTATATTTGATATAATCAGCTCAACCAATCCTGAg ACAGATTGGGACTTGAGGTTGGCATGCCTTCTTTTGTATGCATTTGATGTGGAGGGCAACTTTTGGCAGCTTTATGGCGATTTTTTACCGGGTGCAGATGAGTGTACTAGCTTACTTCTAGCTCAAAAG GAAGACCTTTTGGAGTTGCAAGACTCAGAATTGGCTTCAAAAATCGATGAGCAGCATTGTAGGGGTCTAGAATTTTGGGAAAAGAATTGG CACTCTGCTGCTCCTCTCAAGATCAAGCGTCTTGCCCATGATCCTGAAAGATTTATTTGGGCTTTAAGCATGGCTCAATCACGTTCTATTCAGATGAAGATAAGAGTTGGTGCTCTTGTTCAAGATGCACACATGCTAGTTCCATATGCTG ATATGCTGAATCATTCCTTTCAGCCAAACTGTTTTCTCCATTGGAGATTCAAGGACCGTATGCTTGAGGTGATGATCAATGCTGGACAGAGAATTAGCAAAGGAGATGAG ATGACCATCAACTATATGAGTGGGAAGAAGAATAATATGTTCATGGAAAGATATGGGTTTTCATCTCCTACG AATCCTTGGGATGTAATAAATTTCTCAGGCAATTCAAAGATTCACCTTGATTCCTTCTTATCAGTCTTCAACATCTCTGGCTTACCAGAAGAATTCTATCACAACT GTCACCTCACAAATGAACAAGATGCTAGCTTTGTTGATGGAGCAGTGATAGCGGCTGCAAGGACATTGCCCATATGGACTGATGTTGATATGCCTATGGTTCCAAGCATAGAGAGGAAAGCTGCTAGGGAGTTGCAGGAAGAATGTTATCAAATGTTGTCAGAATTTCAGACTACATCTGATCAAGATCTCCAACTACTAG AATCTGACCCAGAAGAAAGTAGAACACGTGAAGCAGCAATCAA GTATCGATTGCACAGGAAGTTGTTTCTTGGGAAGGTCATTCAAGCATTAGAAATTTATCAGGACAGGATATTATTTTAG
- the LOC120250527 gene encoding probable mediator of RNA polymerase II transcription subunit 26b, whose protein sequence is MAGSSSSMDYWRRFFRSANSDIFDVIEKAIMVAASDHSEEFLLRRDGIAVTLFAHRRPETDPTVRVVGEDENEDEDEDEDEEEERSKRGCEDEKERNETSTSGRGEEVNRLPSKYSYDEAEALTDEIEEENQMVGEVLRIKELLENHQEQSDGVLFDSLRRLQLMQLSVETLQATEIGKAVSGLKRHSSKKIRHLVRTLIEGWKILVSQWLNATATITDGTPDSVIISAEEEDEEGLPFPPLDEGALLATQTAPIELSKIFDGLDDDGNLQTNGQQEKNSGRRISEQNQYGRIPHEKHNGRISHQNHNAERKQLPPKISAPLEPRGQPRRPVTEVKQTMQDKSRQTKPQPSSFNKQSRAPATVHEINRPSRPASEFKVNSLVRTQHRQDPVGTQRRNPPAPALEKSKNSEDASVRAKLEIAKRRLHEGYQQAENAKKQRTIQVMEIHDLPKQGYHPRQPQQSNVKHKNKLRDMLKGRR, encoded by the exons ATGGCCGGGAGTTCATCGTCGATGGATTACTGGAGACGGTTCTTCCGCAGCGCCAACTCGGATATTTTTGATGTGATTGAGAAGGCAATCATGGTTGCTGCCTCCGATCATTCCGAGGAGTTCCTTCTGAGACGGGATGGAATCGCTGTGACTCTCTTCGCGCATCGCCGCCCGGAGACTGACCCCACCGTTCGTGTCGTCGGGGAGgatgaaaatgaagatgaagatgaagatgaagacgaggaggaggagaggagtAAGAGAGGTTGTGAGGATGAGAAGGAACGCAACGAGACGAGCACTAGTGGGAGGGGTGAAGAGGTGAATAGGTTGCCGAGTAAGTATAGCTATGATGAGGCTGAAGCTCTTAcggatgaaattgaagaagagaatCAAATGGTTGGAGAGGTTCTCAGGATCAAAGAGTTGCTTGAGAATCATCAGGAACAG TCTGATGGGGTGCTGTTTGATTCACTGAGAAGGCTGCAATTGATGCAGCTATCTGTGGAGACTTTGCAG GCCACAGAGATCGGTAAGGCTGTCAGTGGACTGAAGAGGCACAGCTCAAAGAAGATCCGGCATCTTGTTCGAACTCTCATCGA AGGGTGGAAGATTTTGGTCAGCCAGTGGTTAAATGCTACTGCAACCATCACTG ATGGTACCCCGGATTCTGTCATTATATCTGCTGAGGAAGAGGATGAAGAGGGGCTGCCTTTCCCTCCACTTGATGAGGGTGCTCTTCTGGCCACCCAAACAGCACCAATTGAACTCTCCAAG ATCTTTGATGGCCTGGATGATGATGGAA ATCTTCAGACCAACGGGCAACAAGAAAAGAACTCAGGCCGAAGGATTTCAGAGCAAAACCAATATGGAAGGATtccacatgaaaaacacaacgGAAGGATCTcacatcaaaaccataatgcCGAAAGGAAGCAGCTGCCTCCCAAAATTTCAGCTCCTTTAGAACCGCGAGGCCAGCCAAGGAGGCCCGTAACTGAAGTCAAGCAAACAATGCAAGACAAGAGTCGGCAAACAAAGCCTCAACCTTCTTCTTTCAACAAGCAATCTCGGGCTCCTGCAACCGTTCATGAAATTAATAGACCTTCAAGGCCAGCTTCTGAGTTTAAAGTTAATTCTCTTGTAAGAACTCAGCATCGGCAAGACCCCGTTGGAACTCAGAGAAGAAACCCTCCTGCTCCAGCCCTCGAG AAATCAAAGAATTCTGAGGATGCATCTGTGCGAGCGAAGCTCGAGATTGCAAAGAGGAGGCTTCATGAAGGATATCAGCAAGCTGAGAATG CCAAGAAACAAAGAACAATTCAAGTCATGGAGATTCATGATCTTCCAAAACAAGGGTACCATCCTAGACAACCACAACAGTCCAATGTAAAGCACAAGAACAAATTAAGAGATATGCTCAAAGGAAGACGATGA
- the LOC120283706 gene encoding protein PLASTID TRANSCRIPTIONALLY ACTIVE 14 isoform X2 — MVSSLALPFSPKPRENALLLQPCKAPPLPCSKRRLSLPVRASTSTPPFRIFEPLQAEESSLPSDTVLADPDFYRIGYARSMRVYGVEFREGPDGFGVYASRDVEPRRRARMIMEIPLEMMLTISQKLPWMFFPDIIPIGHPIFDIISSTNPETDWDLRLACLLLYAFDVEGNFWQLYGDFLPGADECTSLLLAQKEDLLELQDSELASKIDEQHCRGLEFWEKNWHSAAPLKIKRLAHDPERFIWALSMAQSRSIQMKIRVGALVQDAHMLVPYADMLNHSFQPNCFLHWRFKDRMLEVMINAGQRISKGDEMTINYMSGKKNNMFMERYGFSSPTNPWDVINFSGNSKIHLDSFLSVFNISGLPEEFYHNCHLTNEQDASFVDGAVIAAARTLPIWTDVDMPMVPSIERKAARELQEECYQMLSEFQTTSDQDLQLLESDPEESRTREAAIKYVGSF, encoded by the exons ATGGTGTCGTCTCTCGCGCTTCCGTTCTCTCCTAAGCCTCGAGAGAATGCTCTCCTTCTACAGCCTTGCAAAGCTCCACCGCTTCCTTGCAGCAAAAGGAGGCTGTCTCTTCCCGTCAGAGCTTCTACTTCTACGCCGCCATTCAGGATCTTTGAGCCGTTGCAAGCTGAAGAATCGTCCCTGCCGTCCGAC ACGGTGCTAGCGGATCCTGATTTTTACAGAATAGGGTATGCTCGGAGCATGCGGGTGTATGGGGTCGAGTTCAGGGAAGGACCTGATGGCTTCGGAGTCTATGCGTCTCGAGATGTAGAGCCTCGTCGCAGAGCTAGG ATGATTATGGAAATCCCATTGGAGATGATGCTAACTATTAGTCAGAAGCTTCCTTGGATGTTTTTTCCAGATATTATACCAATAGGCCATCCTATATTTGATATAATCAGCTCAACCAATCCTGAg ACAGATTGGGACTTGAGGTTGGCATGCCTTCTTTTGTATGCATTTGATGTGGAGGGCAACTTTTGGCAGCTTTATGGCGATTTTTTACCGGGTGCAGATGAGTGTACTAGCTTACTTCTAGCTCAAAAG GAAGACCTTTTGGAGTTGCAAGACTCAGAATTGGCTTCAAAAATCGATGAGCAGCATTGTAGGGGTCTAGAATTTTGGGAAAAGAATTGG CACTCTGCTGCTCCTCTCAAGATCAAGCGTCTTGCCCATGATCCTGAAAGATTTATTTGGGCTTTAAGCATGGCTCAATCACGTTCTATTCAGATGAAGATAAGAGTTGGTGCTCTTGTTCAAGATGCACACATGCTAGTTCCATATGCTG ATATGCTGAATCATTCCTTTCAGCCAAACTGTTTTCTCCATTGGAGATTCAAGGACCGTATGCTTGAGGTGATGATCAATGCTGGACAGAGAATTAGCAAAGGAGATGAG ATGACCATCAACTATATGAGTGGGAAGAAGAATAATATGTTCATGGAAAGATATGGGTTTTCATCTCCTACG AATCCTTGGGATGTAATAAATTTCTCAGGCAATTCAAAGATTCACCTTGATTCCTTCTTATCAGTCTTCAACATCTCTGGCTTACCAGAAGAATTCTATCACAACT GTCACCTCACAAATGAACAAGATGCTAGCTTTGTTGATGGAGCAGTGATAGCGGCTGCAAGGACATTGCCCATATGGACTGATGTTGATATGCCTATGGTTCCAAGCATAGAGAGGAAAGCTGCTAGGGAGTTGCAGGAAGAATGTTATCAAATGTTGTCAGAATTTCAGACTACATCTGATCAAGATCTCCAACTACTAG AATCTGACCCAGAAGAAAGTAGAACACGTGAAGCAGCAATCAAGTATGTGGGTTCTTTTTAG